The Vibrio bathopelagicus genomic sequence AAACAGAAAGAAGAAGTGGTTGGTGCTCAAGTACTGCGTAACTTCGAGAAGTCTGTGATGCTACAAACGCTAGACGGTCTTTGGAAAGAGCACTTGGCTGCGATGGATCACCTTCGTCAAGGTATCCACTTACGTGGTTATGCTCAGAAGAACCCGAAACAAGAGTACAAGCGTGAGTCGTTTGAACTGTTTGAAGGCCTACTCGATGTGCTGAAAACAGATGTTGTTACCATCCTTTCTAAAGTTCGCGTTCAGCAACAAGAAGAAGTTGAAAAGATGGAAGCTCAACGTCAAGCTCAAGCTGAACAAGCGGCGCGTCGTGCACAAGCACAACACGCAACGGCTGAAAACCAGCTAGCTGACGATGAAGCGGATGCGGCATCTCCACAAACGGTAGTACGTGATGAGCGTAAAGTGGGTCGTAACGAACCATGCCCATGTGGAAGTGGTAAGAAGTATAAACAGTGTCACGGCAAAATTGACTAAGTTTGGTGAAACGTTGCTGTAACGGATGATTACAGTGTCGGAGGTACTCACTTACTAACGTAAGCTCCGTGCCACCTCCTTGCACTCACCACATCACAGCTTAGCTTCATAAAACTTACTGATATTAAAAAGAGTCGCTTAGGCGGCTCTTTTTGTATGTAAATAATAAGGTTTTGATAGCGTCATCCTCGAGAGTGAGGTACGAGCGAGTCGGGGATCTTTCGAACTAACAAAAGAGCAGATACCCTATCTAATTCGTTCCTCATTGTAGGGAATGACGGTAGGGACATAGAAGGAACATCATCATATGAAAAGAATCCATATTGTCGCGGGCATTATCTTCAACCAAGATAAGTCACAGGTCTTTATCACTAAACGCCCAGACGACAAGCACAAAGGCGGTTTCTGGGAATTCCCTGGTGGTAAAGTAGAAGCGGGCGAAACCATTGAGCAGGCGATGGCTCGTGAACTTGATGAAGAAATTGGCATTAAGGTGACAGATCAGTCTCTGTTTGAGCACCTTGAATTTGATTACAGTGACAAGTCGCTTAAGTTTGATTTCATTCTTGTGACTGATTTCGAGCAACAGCCTTATGGTAAAGAAGGGCAACAAGGTGAATGGGTCGATCTTGAATCATTGAGCCAATACGCATTCCCTGAAGCGAATGTGCCCATTTTAGAGCGAGTAATAAAAGAGTTTTCGTAATTGCTAGCCTGAGTTTGAGATTGTTGTTAGTTTAAAGAGATTAATCGAATGAACGTTGCTGCGACAGATGAGCAGTGACGGTAACCAAAACAATGGAGATATTCGCAGTGGTAAGAATTGCAATTGCAGGAGCAGCTGGCCGTATGGGTCGTAACTTGGTGAAAGCCGCTCACCAAAATTCAGAAGCAAGCGTTGGCGCTGGTTCAGAGCGCCCAGAGTCATCTTTGGTCGGTGTTGATGTTGGCGAGTTATGCGGTGAAGGCCGTTTTGATGTAGCTCTAGTCGATGACCTTTCGAAAGCGATTGAAGAGTTTGACGTGATCGTCGACTTTACCGCACCTGTGAGCACATTAGCGAATATTGAACTTTGTAAACGTCACGGAAAGAAGCTAATTATCGGTACGACAGGTTTCTCTGAAGAAGAAAAGCAGGTTATCGATGCGGCTTCAAAAGAGATGCCTATTGTAATGGCACCAAACTACAGTGTAGGCGTAAACCTGGTATTTAAGCTGCTAGAAAAGGCCGCTAAAGTGATGGGCGATTACTGTGATGTTGAAATCGTAGAGGCTCACCACCGTCATAAAGTTGATGCACCTTCTGGTACTGCGATTGGCATGGGCGAAGCGATCGCCGGTGCGATGGGCAATGAACTAAACGATGTCGCTGTATGGTCACGCGAAGGCATTACGGGCGAGCGTACAAAAGATGAGATCGGTTTTGCGACAATTCGTGCCGGTGACATCATTGGTGAGCATACCGCTATGTTTGCTGATATTGGCGAGCGCGTTGAAATTACCCATAAAGCAACGGATAGAATGACCTTTGCTAATGGCGCAATCAAGGCGGCTGTTTGGCTAAATGACAAGCCAGCAGGCTTTTATACCATGACGGATGTCCTTGGTTTAAACGATCTATAAATAGATATTTATGCGCTGGCAATTGCCGGCGCTTTCTTTATTACCCCCTTTTTTCCACTTAAACTGCTCTTGGTTACTTTCTTCTTATTCTCGATTTTTCCTGATTAGAACTGTAATTGGCTATTGTTTATGGGTGCTTGGCTGTTGTTTTTGATTTAAAGCCCTAAATTTACATGTTTACTCTTTGTATTTATCGATTGCGTTTTGTTGGTGATATTTTTGTTACTCAATGGCGGGTGAAAATGACGGGTGAAAATTAGAAAATCGTAATATTCCTATTAATTGAGTATGAAAGTTGAACTTTTGAAGCTTTGGTAAAGGAAATTGAATTAGTTCTTACAAATGTTTAATTTCTTTTGCGTTAAATGTTGACACGTATCACGCAGATCACTAAAATACCGCCAATTTGTCTAATTTCCATAAACACGCAGTTTTTAGTGTTGCAGGAAGGTAGATTTGCAAATTAAATCAATTTTAATGCATTTTTATTTCTGGAGGTTGTCTTGAAGAAGTCAGCACTACTCGTCCTAGAAGATGGGACAGTATTTCACGGTGAAGCCATTGGCGCTGTAGGTTCTGCAGTTGGTGAAGTCGTTTTTAATACCTCGATGACGGGGTACCAAGAAATCCTCACTGATCCTTCCTATTCTCAACAAATCGTTACCCTTACTTACCCTCACATTGGCAATACCGGAACCAATTCCGAAGATGAAGAATCTTCTTCAATCCACGCTCAAGGCCTTGTGATTCGCGATCTCCCTCTAATCGCTTCTAACTTCCGTAATGAACAATCCCTTTCTGATTACCTTAAGTCGCAAAACGTTGTTGGTATCGCTGATATCGATACTCGTAAGCTGACACGTATTCTTCGTGAAAAAGGTGCTCAAAACGGTTGTATCGTTGCAGGTAACAATTTAGACGAAGCTTTGGCTCTGGCTAAGGCAAAAGAATTCCCTGGCCTGAAAGGTATGGACCTTGCGAAAGAAGTTACAACAAAAGAAGCGTATCAATGGAAACAAGGTTCGTGGACGCTTACGGGTGGACTTCCTGAAGCGAAAGCAGACTCTGAATTGCCATACCACGTTGTTGCTTATGACTTCGGCGCAAAACGAAACATCTTACGAATGCTTGTTGACCGCGGCTGCCGCCTAACGGTTGTTCCTGCTGAAACTTCAGCAGAAGAAGTACTCGCTCTGAACCCCGACGGTGTTTTCCTTTCAAATGGCCCTGGTGACCCAGAACCATGTACTTACGCAATTGAAGCGACAAAAGTGTTCCTAGAAAAAGGCTTACCAATCTTTGGTATCTGTCTAGGTCACCAGATTCTTGCTCTTGCGTCAGGTGCTAAGACAGTGAAGATGAAGTTTGGTCACCACGGTGCAAACCACCCGGTTAAAGATTTAGATCGTGATGTTGTGATGATTACTTCACAAAACCACGGCTTTGCTGCTGACGAAGATACACTTCCAGAGACATTGCGAGCGACTCATAAGTCTCTATTTGATGGTTCTCTACAAGGTATCCACCGTACAGATAAACCAGCATTTAGCTTCCAAGGGCACCCAGAAGCAAGCCCAGGTCCAGAAGATGCGGCACCGCTATTCGACCACTTCATTGAATTAATTAAACAGCACACAGCGTAATCCGGAGTAGTAGATAATGCCAAAACGTACTGACATTAAAAGTGTTCTAATTCTAGGTGCTGGTCCGATTGTTATCGGTCAAGCATGTGAGTTTGATTACTCTGGTGCTCAAGCTTGTAAAGCACTTCGCGAAGAAGGTTACCGAGTTATTCTTGTAAACTCGAACCCAGCGACAATCATGACTGACCCAGACATGGCTGATGCGACTTACATCGAACCTATCCAATGGGAAGTGGTTCGTAACATCATCGCTAAAGAGAAGCCAGATGCAGTTCTACCGACAATGGGCGGCCAAACTGCACTTAACTGTGCGTTAGATTTAGAAAAATACGGCGTACTTGAAGAGTTCGGCGTAGAGATGATTGGCGCAACGGCTGACGCTATCGATAAGGCTGAAGACCGCTCTCGTTTTGATAAAGCAATGAAATCGATTGGTCTTGAGTGTCCAACGGCTGATACAGCGAAAACGATGGAAGAAGCTTACAAAGTTCAAGAAATGGTTGGTTTCCCTTGTATCATTCGTCCATCGTTTACGATGGGTGGTACAGGCGGTGGTATCGCTTATAACAAAGAAGAATTTGAAGAAATCTGTCGTCGTGGTTTGGACTTGTCTCCAACCAACGAACTTCTAATCGATGAGTCACTAATCGGTTGGAAAGAGTACGAGATGGAAGTGGTTCGCGACAAGAACGACAACTGCATCATCGTGTGTGCGATCGAAAACTTTGACCCAATGGGTATTCACACTGGTGACTCGATCACAGTGGCTCCGGCTCAAACGCTAACAGACAAAGAATACCAACTAATGCGTAACGCTTCTCTAGCGGTACTGCGTGAGATTGGTGTTGAAACGGGTGGTTCAAACGTACAGTTTGGTATCAACCCGAAAGATGGCCGTATGGTTATCATCGAGATGAACCCACGTGTATCTCGTTCTTCTGCACTTGCTTCTAAAGCAACAGGTTTCCCAATCGCTAAGATTGCAGCGAAACTGGCTGTTGGCTTTACGCTAGATGAGCTAATGAATGACATCACTGGCGGCGCAACACCAGCATCATTCGAACCAACAATCGACTACGTAGTAACTAAGATTCCTCGTTTTAACTTCGAGAAATTTGCAGGTGCTAACGACCGTCTAACGACGCAAATGAAGTCGGTTGGTGAAGTTATGGCTATCGGCCGTAACCAACAAGAATCTCTACAGAAAGCACTTCGCGGTCTAGAAGTTGGCGCAACTGGTTTTGACGAAATGGTTGACCTAGATGCGCCTGACGCTCTAACGACGATTCGCCATGAGCTTAAAGAAGCTGGTTCTGACCGTATTTGGTACATCGCAGATGCTTTCCGTGCTGGTATGTCAGTTGATGGTGTATTCAACCTAACGCAAATTGACCGTTGGTTCCTAGTTCAAATCGAAGACATCGTGAAACTAGAGCAAGAACTTAAAGCGAAAGGCTTTGCTGGTCTGAATAAAGACGAGCTAATGAAGCTTAAGCGTAAAGGTTTTGCTGATGCTCGCCTGTCTAAGATTCTAGGTGTGGCAGAAAGTGAAATTCGTCGTCTACGTGACCAATACGATATTCACCCAGTCTACAAGCGTGTAGATACGTGTGCGGCAGAATTCTCTTCTGATACGGCTTACATGTACTCATCTTACGATGACGAATGTGAATCGAACCCAACAGACAAAGAGAAAATCATGATCTTAGGCGGCGGTCCAAACCGTATCGGCCAAGGTATTGAATTTGATTACTGTTGTGTACATGCATCTCTAGCACTGCGTGAAGATGGCTACGAAACAATCATGGTTAACTGTAACCCTGAGACAGTTTCGACAGACTACGATACATCTGACCGTCTGTACTTTGAACCAGTAACACTGGAAGACGTACTAGCAATCGTTCGTGTTGAGAAGCCAAAAGGCGTTATCGTTCAGTACGGTGGTCAAACACCACTGAAACTGGCTCGTGAGCTTGAAGCTGCTGGCGTACCAATCATTGGTACTAGCCCAGACGCAATCGACCGTGCAGAAGACCGTGAGCGTTTCCAAGTTGCTGTTGACCGTCTTGGTCTTCTACAACCAGAAAACGCGACAGTAACAACAATGGAGCAAGCGGTAGAGAAATCTCGTGAAATCGGCTTCCCATTGGTTGTTCGTCCTTCTTATGTTCTTGGTGGTCGTGCGATGGAAATCGTATACGACGAGCAAGACTTACGTCGCTACTTCAACGAAGCAGTCAGCGTTTCAAATGAATCTCCAGTACTACTTGATAGCTTCCTAGATGATGCCATTGAAGTAGACGTTGATGCGATTTGTGACGGTGAGCGCGTTGTTATTGCGGGTATCATGGAGCACATTGAGCAAGCAGGTGTTCACTCGGGTGACTCAGCATGTTCTCTTCCTGCTTACACGCTAAGCCAAGAAATCCAAGACGTAATGCGTGAGCAAGTTGAAAAGCTAGCGTTTGAGTTGGGTGTTCGTGGTCTAATGAATACGCAGTTTGCTGTTAAGAACAACGAAGTGTACCTAATCGAGGTTAACCCTCGTGCAGCACGTACAGTACCGTTCGTATCGAAAGCAACAGGCGCAGCGGTCGCTAAGATTGCAGCTCGTGTTATGGCGGGTCAATCGCTAGAGTCTCAAGGCTTTACGAAAGAAATCATCCCACCATACTACTCAGTGAAAGAAGTTGTTCTTCCATTCAACAAATTCCCTGGTGTTGACCCACTATTAGGCCCAGAAATGCGCTCTACTGGTGAAGTTATGGGTGTTGGTGCAACGTTTGCTGAAGCATACTCTAAAGCTGAATTGGGTTGTGGCAACATCTACCCAGAAGGCGGCCGTGCACTTCTTTCTGTTCGTGAAGGCGACAAAGAGCGCGTTGTTGACCTAGCATCTAAGCTATCTAAGCTTGGTTACCAGCTAGACGCAACACACGGTACTGCAGTTATCCTTGGCGAAGCGGGTATCAACCCACGTCTAGTAAACAAGGTACACGAAGGTCGTCCTCACATTCTTGACCGTATCAAGAACAATGAGTACACGTACATAGTGAACACTGCTGCTGGCCGTCAAGCGATTGAAGATTCTAAAGTTCTTCGTCGTGGCGCATTGGCTGAGAAAGTTAACTACACGACTACGCTAAACGCTGCATTCGCGACTTGCATGGCGCACACTGCAGACGCGAAAACGTCAGTAACTTCAGTTCAAGAGCTACACGCACAAGTTAAAGCTTCTCAAGCTTAATTGACTCACGTGTATCGCTGTTAAGCGGATATAAATGCTCAAAGCCCACTCTTCGGAGTGGGCTTTTTTATGTCTGTCATTTGGTTGGAATTAAATGATGAAAATTTGGAATGGGTTACAATCTTGTGTTTCGTTGTTGATTGTTTGCTCACGGTGGTAAGTTGTCGCTACACGAGAATTTAAGGCGTTGGGTATATGGAAATCACTCTAGAAATATTGGCTATCTTGTTTGTTGTTGCAACGGCGGCAGGTTTTATTGATGCAATGGCTGGTGGCGGTGGATTGTTGACTCTACCTGCATTGCTAGCGGCAGGAGTACCACCAACGCAGGCATTGGCAACCAACAAACTTCAAAGTTCTTTTGGTAGCTTCTCCGCCAGTTGGTATTTCGTACGCAACGGTATCGTGAACATAAAAGAGATGCGTCTTGCCATTATCTGTACCTTTATTGGTTCTGCGATTGGCGCTGAGTTAGTGCAGCATATTGACGCGAGCTTGCTGACCAGCATGATCCCATTACTGCTTATTGCCATCTCTCTCTATTTCCTATTAGCACCACAAACCAGAGCGTCTGAGGGAAAACAAAAGATCTCTGAGGCGATGTTTGCTTTGTGTATTGGTGGTGGTGTTGGCTTCTACGACGGCTTTTTTGGACCAGGTACGGGTTCTATTTTTACCGTCTGTTTTGTTGCTATCGGCCATTTCTCTTTAGTGGATGCTACGGCACGTACCAAAGTACTGAACTTCACCTCGAACATCGCTGCACTGATCTTCTTTATTTTGGCTGGCTTGCCAATTTGGGAGTTAGGATTAGTGATGGCGGTTGGTGGCTTTATGGGCGCTCAACTTGGCGCTAAAGTAGTGGTGACAAAAGGGCAGAAGTGGATTCGCCCCCTTGTGATCGTGATGTCGATGTTAATGGCTTCTAAACTGCTTTGGGAACAGCATCAACAATGGATTCTATCAGTGTTTTAACCCGTGGAGACTGATAGCTATTTGGCCTTACACAGATATGAATCGGTCGAATTAACCCCTCTAGCTCCGGAAAACTAAACAGGTATTGAGGCTCAATATTGAGTGTCTTTACGATCGAGAGCGGGATCAAAGCAGGCCCTGTCCCACCCAACGCTAGCTGGGCTGCTGCGGTGTAAGCATCCATCTCCATTAAGGGTTTGATGCCGAACTTTTCAAGCACAGATAACTGATATGAGTTTGCCGGATTAGTCATGTCGTTGGTAATGACTAAAGGAGGAAGCTTAGTCAGTGGCGTTTGGCTGACAATATAGAATGGTTCGTCAAACAGATGAAAGGTCATCAGCCCGTGATGCGGTGGCAGTAAGCCTGCACACAACCCCAATGTAGCCTTGCCCGATTGAACGCGCTCGATAATTCTTGGGGTATGGTTAGTGGTGATGGTGATGTATTTATCTTGCTGGATAAATTGCCCCATCATTTGCCCTAAATAACCTGCGATCAAAGATTTAGAGCTATCTAAGGTAATAAGGGTGGTGTCTTCCAACTCTTGTTGCTCATAGATAAGCCCTCGAAGTTCATTGAATGCAGGGCCTATACTCTCGATGAGCGCGACCGCATCCGGCGTCAGTTTTATCTGTCGGCCACTCGGTTCTATGAGTTTCTTGCCTAACTTCTTTTCTAAATTCGCAATCCGTTTGCTGACGGCTGATTGGCTGATATAAAGCAAACTGCCAGTACGGCTCATGGTCTTTGCTTTGCTCAGTACCAATAGAGTTTCGATTCCTTCGAGTAACATTTAGTGATATTCATGAAAGTTGGGAATGATTGACCCAAGTTACCTTAAACACCATTCATTCTCTAGTCTTGAACTCATAGATATTAAACAAGCTAGGAGTTTTGAAGCTAGTCGCTAGTGAGTACGTTAGCTAGGTTCTCTTAGCTAGGCTCGCGATGCGTTGGCCAAAGTAGAAAGCGGTTTTAAGATCATTGCTGTTAATGTGATTATTGGTGCTATCAGCCGTCTGATCATCACTGGCGACCAAACCAATACTTGAACCTGTGCGATTCAAACCTAAATCATCGATATGCTTTGAGATATCAAGCCCCGCCCAAATCATGCCATGCTGACAAGCCAGAGTGAAAAAGCTTAACAAAGTTTGTTGCTGCTCGCCGTTAAGGCTACCACCAGTAGTGAAACCTGCAGCGAGCTTATTCCGCCATGCTTTCTTACAGTAGGTATCACTGCTCGCATCCATAAAGCTTTTAAACTGCGCGGCTGGTGAGCCCATGTAAGTAGGAGCACCATAGATAATCGCATCACAGCTATCTAATACTTTGAGCTTATCGTCATTGTCATATCTTCCTTCTACTACCTCAGAAGATAGGACTTCAATGAGCAGTGCTGAGTTGGATTGTTGAGTGTTAATACCTTCAGCGATTGTCTCAGCGACTTGCTTCGTCGACCCATTTTTAGAGAAGTAAACAATACCTACTTTACTGATGCTCATCTTGAACTCCCTATTGTCAGTGTTAGTAAATAAAATTATTTATAAAGCAACCTATTTACCAATATAGCCTGCCAACTAGATAAGTAAATAAAAAACATTACTAAACCATGAGCTAATGAACTAACCAGCTATCTAAATTGAGAGTAAGGAAAGAGGGGGATCTTTGAAGGGTGAAATAGAGGGTATAAGTGATTTGAAAGCGAATAAAAAAGGCTCCTATGCGGAGCCCATTTCTATTTTGTAACGCTAGCCTATTTGATTGCGAAGGTAGGCAATGACAAGTGCCAGCGAATAGCGCCAAGCCTAATCAATAGTGTCGTGAACACGCCGGCTAAAAAGGCAGTTTCTGAGTCGTGTCCCATGCTAATTGCCATGGTATGGAAAGCGCCGCCAATGATACAAGCGGTCGCGTAGACTTCACTTCTTAGGATCATCGGGACTTCACGAGCAAGTACGTCACGGATAATACCGCCACCGCAACCTGTGATCACACCCATGATAATAGCAACCAATGCAGAATCTTGATAAATCAGTGCTTTTTCAACACCAATGCCAACAAATACAGCTAAGCCGATCGCATCACATACTGGCAGGATCCACCAAGCCAGACGCTTTGGGCGTCTTACTATAATCATGGTCAGCAAACAGGTGGTGATGATGACCCAAAGGTAGGTGGTATCGGTGATCCAAAACACGGGAGTTGCACCCAATGCCATGTCACGAATAGTACCGCCGCCAATCGCGGTTACACTGCCTAAAACGGCTACACCAAAGGGATCCATCTTAAGACGGCCAGCGACAAATACGCCAGAGACAGCAAAAATGGCAGTGCCAAATAAATCGATAATATAAAGCAGCATGGAGTCCATGATACTGGTGCTCTTATGGTTGAAATTGTAGGGACAGGTCGGTGGCGAATTGTACGAAAAAACGCAGCAAATAGTTAGTGATTTTGCCTCGCTCTATCGAAGAAATCGCATACTTGTTGGATCGCTTTCAAAGTTCTCGTCGTTGGGCGATTTATCCAGTCAGAGTTGAGTGACCAAATCTGATTTTGAGCGACCGCCGGGATCTCATCTTGCCAAGTTTGCCACATGGCTCCATTCTCAATTGCGTGCTGAGAAGTGAAGATCACTTGCGGCTTCCTTAACACAACTTGCTCAATGCCAACTTGTGGGTAAGGAGAGGCGCTGTCTTCAAAAATATTGTGGCCACCACAAAACTCAAACACCTCACTTGGCCAGTGTCCTTGAGCTACGGTGATGATCGGCTTTTCACTGAGCTGATAAAAGTAGTCTACGGGTTCGGCATCTTTATATTTTAGTCTCAACTTGTTGAGCTGCTCTTTGTATTGCTTAGCATTATTCTCTCCAATATTCGGATCACTGGAGTATTGGCTGAGTTGCTCGATATTGGTCGCAATGCTGTCTAGGCTTTTGGTTTTAGAGTAGTAAATGTTAAATCCAAATTGCTCTAGTTTCGCGAGTTCTCTTGGTGGATTCCCAGCTGGCCACGCGAGAATCAGATCAGGTTGCAGGGCGATGATTTTCTCAACCTTGATGCCTTGGTAATTCGCCACTTTCTCCAGCTTGTCAGCTTGTGGTGGATAATCACTTCGCTCACTAACCGCGATAAGATTGTCACCTAAACCTGCGCTGTAGGCGAGCTCAGTCGCGTGAGGAGCAAGGCTGATGACGCGCTCGGCAGTTACTACTTCTGTTGCGAGGGAAGCGGGTGCCCATAAATAAAAACTGAGACTGAACGTGAGAGCGGTACATCGTGTAACGAGTTGAGAGGGTTTCACTTTAAATCCCTTGATGAATAATGAGTAATACTAGGCTTTGTAAGAATATCCAGATAGCGATGCGGCCAAAAACCAGCCTTTGAACCTGAGATAAATGCAGGGCTGATGGAGCGATTCTGCCGCCTAATTTTGCACGAATGGCTTTGGTGTTGTCATAAATAGCAGGACCGCCCAGTGAAAGCTCAAGCTTGTTGCCAACAGCGGTAATTAACCATGCAGGGCCAGGTAGAGGCCAAGAGCGACTCTGAACGAGCATCATCTTAAACGTGTGTGTGGCCTTATCACCACATACGATCATCAAAGCAAATAAGCGCATTGGTATGAATTCTAGGGTCGCGACAATCTTGATAGCGGTTGAGCCGAATGGGGAAAATTGCTTGCGACTTGGTGACCAAGCTCGAGCTAACTCGACTACAAGGCGATACATTAGCGCGGCGATTCCACCACCGATGGCGTACCAGAACAGCACACAAACTACATTACGAGCGTAACCCATGATGATGGTTTCAGCAGCGGCTTTACCAAGCCCAAGTGATGACAGTGATTCAGTTTGACGATTAACAATCGGAGCCAATAACTGGCGAGCCGCGGCTTTATCTTCTCGGCCAAGTGCTTTGATCAGTTGATTCGCTAGCTTTTCATTGTTACGCCAATCAATCGCGAGTAACAACAGCGCTAATTCAAACAGTTGTGATTGCCAAACCAGTGGCTGCAGTGCCAATAGAATAACCAGAGCCGGCAAGACCATTAACCCCCAAGCTAAGGTGCCCGAGATTAAGCTTTGGGAATAGTTTTGGTTGTTATTAACCTTGCTTGCTAAAAGTTCAGCAAACTTATGCCATAAGGTCGTGGGGTGTGCGGCATGAGGGATAGGTAAAATTAAATGAAAAAGCAGTGCTCCCCACATTACAAGGAGCACGCCATTTGCAAATACCTGATCGAACAGTGTTTGCATGTCTAGTCGCTTACTTTAGTAGGGCAACCATCTTGATAACCATTTCAGAAGAGCTTTGCGCTGCTAGTGGCAGGAACTCTTCGAAGCTCATTGGTGATTCTTTGTCTGCAACGTCAGAGATTGCACGAACAACCACGAATGGTACTTGGAATTGGTGACAAGCTTGAGCGATAGCCGATGCTTCCATCTCTACAGCAACCACCGATGGGAAGTGCTTACGGATAAACTCTTGGCGTTCAGCTGTACATACAAATGCGTCGCCAGTACAGATAAGACCGCGAACGGCATGCTTACCTTCCATTTGTGCTAGTGCTTGTTCTGCAACAGCCATCAGCGTGTCATCCGCCTTGAACGCTGCAGGTTGACCTGCCATTTGGCCGATTTCGTAACCGAAAGCAGTAACGTCTGCATCGTGGTGACGAACTTCAGTCGAGATAACCACATCACCAAGGTTTAGCGTTGAATCAAAACCGCCAGCAGAGCCAGTGTTTAATACTACATCTGGTTGGTATTCGCTTAGTAGGATTGAAGTACCAACAGCCGCTGCTACTTTACCAATGCCTGATTGAAGCAAAACAACGTCAACACCATTAAGCTGACCAGAGAAAAAGGTACAACCGCCTTTATTAACTTCAGTAATGTCTGAAATTGCTGCTTTTAGGATCGCAACTTCTTGCTCCATTGCGCCAATGATGCCGATTTTCATGTGTA encodes the following:
- the btuF gene encoding vitamin B12 ABC transporter substrate-binding protein BtuF, with amino-acid sequence MKPSQLVTRCTALTFSLSFYLWAPASLATEVVTAERVISLAPHATELAYSAGLGDNLIAVSERSDYPPQADKLEKVANYQGIKVEKIIALQPDLILAWPAGNPPRELAKLEQFGFNIYYSKTKSLDSIATNIEQLSQYSSDPNIGENNAKQYKEQLNKLRLKYKDAEPVDYFYQLSEKPIITVAQGHWPSEVFEFCGGHNIFEDSASPYPQVGIEQVVLRKPQVIFTSQHAIENGAMWQTWQDEIPAVAQNQIWSLNSDWINRPTTRTLKAIQQVCDFFDRARQNH
- a CDS encoding cobalamin biosynthesis family protein, with amino-acid sequence MQTLFDQVFANGVLLVMWGALLFHLILPIPHAAHPTTLWHKFAELLASKVNNNQNYSQSLISGTLAWGLMVLPALVILLALQPLVWQSQLFELALLLLAIDWRNNEKLANQLIKALGREDKAAARQLLAPIVNRQTESLSSLGLGKAAAETIIMGYARNVVCVLFWYAIGGGIAALMYRLVVELARAWSPSRKQFSPFGSTAIKIVATLEFIPMRLFALMIVCGDKATHTFKMMLVQSRSWPLPGPAWLITAVGNKLELSLGGPAIYDNTKAIRAKLGGRIAPSALHLSQVQRLVFGRIAIWIFLQSLVLLIIHQGI
- the mtnN gene encoding 5'-methylthioadenosine/S-adenosylhomocysteine nucleosidase, producing MKIGIIGAMEQEVAILKAAISDITEVNKGGCTFFSGQLNGVDVVLLQSGIGKVAAAVGTSILLSEYQPDVVLNTGSAGGFDSTLNLGDVVISTEVRHHDADVTAFGYEIGQMAGQPAAFKADDTLMAVAEQALAQMEGKHAVRGLICTGDAFVCTAERQEFIRKHFPSVVAVEMEASAIAQACHQFQVPFVVVRAISDVADKESPMSFEEFLPLAAQSSSEMVIKMVALLK
- a CDS encoding TRIC cation channel family protein is translated as MDSMLLYIIDLFGTAIFAVSGVFVAGRLKMDPFGVAVLGSVTAIGGGTIRDMALGATPVFWITDTTYLWVIITTCLLTMIIVRRPKRLAWWILPVCDAIGLAVFVGIGVEKALIYQDSALVAIIMGVITGCGGGIIRDVLAREVPMILRSEVYATACIIGGAFHTMAISMGHDSETAFLAGVFTTLLIRLGAIRWHLSLPTFAIK